Below is a window of Sulfitobacter sp. BSw21498 DNA.
GACCCATGATCCGGCAGAGTCCGCGCGGCTGGCCGATCACATCCTGATCCTGTCCGCCGAGGGCGCACAAAGCTGGCCAGTGCCCGCGCCCCCCACACCACGCGCCATCACCGCCCCCGAGACCTGGGCCTGCCAGAGCGCGCTGTTATCCCATCTACGCGGTGTTCCCGCATGAGGCGCAGTGACATACCGCTTGCGATCCTGCTGGGATTGGCGCTGTGGCAAGGCATCGTGCTGCTGACCGATGCACCGCATTACATTTTGCCCTCGCCATGGCGCGTGGCGCAAGCGGCGTATCATGCCCGCGTGAGCCTTTTGGAAAATGCCTGGGTGACCACGGTCGAGGTGCTGCTGGGTCTGCTCATCGGTACGGGCCTGGGGGCAGCGACCGCGATCCAGCTGTCGCTGTCCAAAACCTCCGAGCGTCTTTTGCTGCCGCTGTTGGTCTTTACCCAAGCCGTGCCTGTCTTTGCGCTCGCGCCGCTGCTGACGCTGTGGTTTGGTTACGGGATGGGGTCAAAGATCGTGATGGCGGTGCTGATCATCTATTTTCCGGTAACTTCGGCCTTTCACGACGGGCTGACCCGCGTGCCCACCGGCTACCGTGATCTGGCCCAATCGATGGGGGCACGCCGCTTGCGTTTTATGCGCCATGTGCAAATCCCGCAGGCGCTGCCGAGCCTTGCAACAGGGCTGCGGCTGGCAGCCGTCTATGCGCCCATCGGGGCCGTGATTGGCGAATGGGTCGGTGCGTCAAAGGGCCTTGGCTATCTGATGCTGCTCGCCAATGGCCGCGCCAAGATCGACCTGATGTTTGCCGCACTGATCGTGCTGGCGTGCCTGACCGTCCTGCTGCATCTGGCCGTCGGGCAGCTGGCCCTGCGCCTGACACGTTATGCCGAAGGGCGCATGTAAATAGGTCTGGCTCACGCCCGCCGACGAGGCGTGAGCCAAGGAGCTCGTTACCCGGCGTTGGGGCGGACCCGCGCGCCACTTTTATCGGCAAAGGCCGCAAGTCGGGCACGGGCGTCAGGCTGGGTATTGACCAAACCGGCGACCACGGCCTCGGCATAGGCGGCATCCATCGCGGACATGTTTTGCATGTGGCTCACCGCGCTACAAATCGCAAAGTTAGACAGCGGCAGGTTCTGGGCGGCCTGGCGGGCAAGCTCCATCGCCTTGTCCATGCTGGAGCCTTCGACGATATACTGCGCCAACCCTAAATCGACCGCCTCTTGCCCCTGATAGACGCGGCCCGTCAGCATCATGTCAATCATCCGCGCCTTACCCACCAGATCGGTGACACGGATCGTAGCACCACCGCCCGTGAACAGACCACGCTGGCCTTCGGGAAGCGCAAAATACGCGCTTTGATCCATCACTCGCACATGGGCAGAGCTGGCAAGTTCAAGCCCCCCACCGACGACAGCCCCCTGCAACGCGGCGATCACCGGCACGCCGCCATATTCCATCTTGTTGAATGCTTCGTGCCAACGCAGACAGACGTGCATGAAATCGGCCGGGCTGCGGTCTGCGTCATGGTGTTCAATCAGGTCCAGCCCGGCGCAAAAGTGATCCCCCGCGCCTGCGAGAACCACGGCACGGACACCGGCACGGGGTGCCGTGGAAAAGAAGGTCACCAGCTCTTCGATCGTGTCGATATCCAGCGCGTTCCGCTTGGTGGGCCGGTTCAGGGTCACCACCCAGACGCCATCGTCATGCGCCTTGATATCCAGGTTGCGGTAGCTGGTCGGATCAATCTGAACGGCCATGTGAAGTCCTCCTCTTTTGGGGCCAGTTTTTTGGTCGGCCCCGATGCCTCGCTGCTGCAAGGTCTTGCTGAATATAAGCAAAAGGCACTCCCACCTTTTGCGTGAATGCCCATTGAGTAACCTGCCCATGACACCCCGTCTATCGGTGTTCCGATAATTTCAGCACGTCGGGTTCCCCAAGGGCAAAGCCCCCGCTAAGATTCGCGTTACGGCGATCACCTTGAGGCGGCAAAACCGTTTAAAAACGCACTGTTACCGTGTGTGTTCACCGCAATCCGGCACTGCGAAAGAAAAAAATCAAAAATAATCGTCGGGGCGTTAAAAATGGGGTTGAACCCCGCCCGATCCTTAGGGTAGTGAAGCGTTACCGGGTCGTTAGCTCAGTTGGTAGAGCGCTTCGTTTACACCGAAGATGTCGGGAGTTCGAGCCTCTCACGACCCACCATTTCACCACATACACAGTTCTACCAACGCAAACTGCGCCAACGGCGACAGGGTTTTCTGCGTTTGTTTGCAGAGGCTTATTAGCCTGCCCCCGCTTGGATCGATAGCCCGCGCCCTACAAACGGCAAAGCCCCCCACCAAGGTGAAGGGCTATTGTCGCTATCGTATCGCTAAAAATAATCTGCGCCGGAAAAGCGGCAGACCAAGGGATCACACGTCGGTCAAATCGACATCTGCGTCTTGCGCTGAAGCGTCGCCCTGCCCCGGTGTAACCTGACGCACTTTCACGCGGATCATCTTGCCGTTTTTCAACTCTTTTTCATTGATCACCTTCAGCTTGCCAAACGGCAGAAGGTTCAGCTCGCGACTGTCTGACAAGGCTTCCCCGAGAACAGAAAGCATCGCTTCGACGACGGGTTTCGCATCGCGTTTCTTCACGCCAGAACGCTCGACCACTGTATCGATTAGCTCTTTCTTGCGCATCACCGGCCCCATGATCACCGGATGTGGGGCATCAACAACGGCGGGTGTTGCGGTATCGTCTGCGATGTCGGCATTGGGCGTATTGGTTTTATTAAGAGTAGTCATAAAGCTGCTCGTCCTTTCAGCAGGTTAGCAAAACCCTAGCGAGGCGGCGGCAGGTCATCCAGAAAGGCCTGGAGCCAAACCCGTATCGGGCGAAAATTCATATGGCTTATGTTAGAAAGCCCGCCCCGAGGGGCGGACTTATAGTCATTGGCGTTCCAGCTTAGTGCGCTGTGGCACTGTCGCCTGCGGCGTTCCGGCGAGCCAAAGCAGCGGCGGCGGCGGCGTCTTCGGCATCTTGATCCCATTCGATCGCTTGCGGTTCGCGGACCAGCGCGTGTTTCAACACCTCGGAGACGTGTTTGACGGGAATAATTGTCAACCCTTCTTTCACGTTATCCGGGATATCCGGCAGGTCTTTTTCGTTCTCCTCGGGGATCAGAACGGTGGTGATACCGCCGCGCAGCGCCGCCAACAGCTTTTCTTTCAGGCCGCCGATTGGCATCGCATTCCCGCGCAAAGACACCTCGCCCGTCATCGCGATATCGCGGCGCACGGGGATTTGCGTCAGTACCGACACAATCGAAGTGACCATCGCCAAACCGGCAGACGGACCATCTTTGGACGTCGCACCATCCGGCACGTGGACGTGGATATCCAGCGTATCGAACTTGGGCGGCTTTACCCCGATCTTGGGGCTGATCGACCGCACATAGCTGCTCGCCGCGTCGATGGATTCCTTCATCACATCGCCCAACTTGCCTGTGGTCTTCATCCTGCCCTTGCCCGGCAGGCGCAACGCTTCGATCTGCAGCAGTTCGCCGCCGACCGACGTGTAGGCCAGCCCGGTCACAACACCGACCTGATCTTCAAGCTCGGCCAACCCGTAGCGGTACTTTTTCACGCCGAGGAAATCCTCGATATTGTCGCCCGTCACGGTAATCGCGTCGGCCTCTTTTTTGACGATCCTGGTCAGCGATTTCCGTGCAACCTTGGCGATCTCACGCTCAAGGTTCCGCACGCCGGCTTCTCGGGTGTAATAACGGATCATGCTGGTCAAGGCACTGTCTTCGATGGCAAATTCCTTTGCCTTCAGACCGTGGTTCTTGATCTGCTTGGCCACAAGGTGCTGCTTCGCGATCTCGCGTTTTTCATCCTCGGTATAGCCCGACAGGGGGATTACCTCCATCCGGTCAAGCAACGGTCCGGGCATGTTGTAGCTGTTCGATGTGGTCAGGAACATGACATTCGACAGATCGTATTCCACCTCAAGGTAGTGGTCGACGAATGTGCCGTTTTGTTCCGGATCAAGCACTTCGAGCATGGCCGATGCAGGGTCACCACGGAAATCCTGACCCATCTTGTCGATCTCGTCGAGCAGGATAAGCGGGTTCGTGGTTTTCGCCTTTTTCAGCGCCTGAATGATTTTGCCGGGCATGGAGCCGATGTAGGTCCGACGGTGGCCGCGAATCTCGGATTCGTCACGCACACCACCCAGTGAGATGCGAATAAATTCACGCCCCGTGGCCTTGGCAACGGATTTACCCAGCGATGTTTTACCCACACCAGGAGGGCCAACAAGGCACATGATCGGGCCTTTCAGCTTGCTCGATCGTTGCTGGACGGCAAGGTATTCGACGATGCGTTCTTTAACCTTTTCAAGGCCGTAGTGGTCATCATCCAGCACTTTTTGTGCTTTCCCAAGGTCCTTCTTGGTGCGCGACTTCACGCCCCACGGGATCGACAGGATCCAGTCAAGATAGTTGCGCACAACCGTGGCTTCAGCCGACATGGGAGACATATTCTTGAGCTTCTTCAGCTCGGCGTCGACCTTTTCCTTGGCCTCTTTGCTCAGCTTGGTGTCCGCAATGCGGGCTTCAAGCTCGGCCACTTCGTTCTTGCCGTCTTCGCCATCACCGAGCTCGTTCTGAATGGCTTTCATCTGCTCGTTCAGATAATACTCGCGCTGCGTCTTCTCCATCTGGGATTTGACGCGGGTCTTGATCTTTTTCTCGACCTGCAAGACGGACATTTCGCCCTGCATCAGACCATAGACTTTCTCAAGCCGCTCGGACACCGACAGGGTCTCAAGCAGGTCTTGTTTCTGCTCGACCTCGATCCCGAGATGCCCGGCGACCAGATCGGCCAGACGCGCAGGCTCGGACGCTTCGGTCACTGCAGACAGCGCTTCTTCGGGGACGTTTTTCTTGACCTTGGAATACCGCTCGAACTCTTCGGCGACGGTTTTCAGCAACGCCTGAGTTGTGGTTTCATCACCGGGCTCTTCCGTCAGATATTCGGCTGTCGCTTCAAAGAAGCTATCGTTCTCAAGATATTCGGTGATGCGCACCCGCGCCTGTCCTTCGACCAGCACTTTAACAGTGCCGTCGGGCAGTTTCAGCAGTTGCAACACATTCGCCAACACGCCGGTGTTAAAAATGCCGTCGGAATCGGGGTCA
It encodes the following:
- the lon gene encoding endopeptidase La, whose amino-acid sequence is MLEPLNASYPVLPLRDIVVFPHMIVPLFVGRDKSVRALEEVMADDKQILLSSQIDPGVDDPDSDGIFNTGVLANVLQLLKLPDGTVKVLVEGQARVRITEYLENDSFFEATAEYLTEEPGDETTTQALLKTVAEEFERYSKVKKNVPEEALSAVTEASEPARLADLVAGHLGIEVEQKQDLLETLSVSERLEKVYGLMQGEMSVLQVEKKIKTRVKSQMEKTQREYYLNEQMKAIQNELGDGEDGKNEVAELEARIADTKLSKEAKEKVDAELKKLKNMSPMSAEATVVRNYLDWILSIPWGVKSRTKKDLGKAQKVLDDDHYGLEKVKERIVEYLAVQQRSSKLKGPIMCLVGPPGVGKTSLGKSVAKATGREFIRISLGGVRDESEIRGHRRTYIGSMPGKIIQALKKAKTTNPLILLDEIDKMGQDFRGDPASAMLEVLDPEQNGTFVDHYLEVEYDLSNVMFLTTSNSYNMPGPLLDRMEVIPLSGYTEDEKREIAKQHLVAKQIKNHGLKAKEFAIEDSALTSMIRYYTREAGVRNLEREIAKVARKSLTRIVKKEADAITVTGDNIEDFLGVKKYRYGLAELEDQVGVVTGLAYTSVGGELLQIEALRLPGKGRMKTTGKLGDVMKESIDAASSYVRSISPKIGVKPPKFDTLDIHVHVPDGATSKDGPSAGLAMVTSIVSVLTQIPVRRDIAMTGEVSLRGNAMPIGGLKEKLLAALRGGITTVLIPEENEKDLPDIPDNVKEGLTIIPVKHVSEVLKHALVREPQAIEWDQDAEDAAAAAALARRNAAGDSATAH
- a CDS encoding ABC transporter permease, producing MRRSDIPLAILLGLALWQGIVLLTDAPHYILPSPWRVAQAAYHARVSLLENAWVTTVEVLLGLLIGTGLGAATAIQLSLSKTSERLLLPLLVFTQAVPVFALAPLLTLWFGYGMGSKIVMAVLIIYFPVTSAFHDGLTRVPTGYRDLAQSMGARRLRFMRHVQIPQALPSLATGLRLAAVYAPIGAVIGEWVGASKGLGYLMLLANGRAKIDLMFAALIVLACLTVLLHLAVGQLALRLTRYAEGRM
- the dmdD gene encoding methylthioacryloyl-CoA hydratase (part of the dimethylsulfoniopropionate catabolism pathway), whose protein sequence is MAVQIDPTSYRNLDIKAHDDGVWVVTLNRPTKRNALDIDTIEELVTFFSTAPRAGVRAVVLAGAGDHFCAGLDLIEHHDADRSPADFMHVCLRWHEAFNKMEYGGVPVIAALQGAVVGGGLELASSAHVRVMDQSAYFALPEGQRGLFTGGGATIRVTDLVGKARMIDMMLTGRVYQGQEAVDLGLAQYIVEGSSMDKAMELARQAAQNLPLSNFAICSAVSHMQNMSAMDAAYAEAVVAGLVNTQPDARARLAAFADKSGARVRPNAG
- a CDS encoding HU family DNA-binding protein — protein: MTTLNKTNTPNADIADDTATPAVVDAPHPVIMGPVMRKKELIDTVVERSGVKKRDAKPVVEAMLSVLGEALSDSRELNLLPFGKLKVINEKELKNGKMIRVKVRQVTPGQGDASAQDADVDLTDV